One genomic window of Caldivirga maquilingensis IC-167 includes the following:
- a CDS encoding DEAD/DEAH box helicase encodes MVRGIMVFNLLKEELRRAISEYGFNEPTEVQRSVIPKILDGFNVAMQARTGSGKTAAYLLPTMSMMKGDLGEALVISPTRELALQIMNQFLIFNKYTKFNSAVVYGGVGYSGQVKALRDASLIVATPGRLLDLTGKSIVDLSNVKYLIIDEVDRMLDMGFIKDVYTISSLTGNRKQTHAATATLPSEVHDVVKRVLRNPLFIRVSNHEYELPMVDQLVYLVDGSWRSKYGLTGKVLEGKSIIFVNTRERAYRLYRQLRNDGLRVLLLHGGMRQETRESTLRRFRELDSGSLISTDLASRGLDIIDVNLILNFDAPRDPETYIHRIGRTARLNRRGKAITLATRDELRILNEVTKLTGSGYVLAN; translated from the coding sequence GTGGTTCGGGGAATCATGGTTTTCAACCTACTTAAAGAGGAGCTTAGACGAGCAATAAGTGAGTATGGTTTCAATGAACCCACTGAGGTTCAAAGGAGTGTCATCCCTAAGATACTTGATGGCTTTAATGTAGCCATGCAGGCCAGGACTGGAAGCGGTAAAACTGCAGCGTACCTGCTTCCAACCATGAGTATGATGAAGGGCGACCTAGGTGAAGCACTGGTGATCTCACCAACACGTGAACTTGCACTTCAAATAATGAATCAATTCCTAATCTTCAATAAGTACACTAAATTCAACAGTGCAGTTGTGTATGGTGGTGTTGGGTATAGTGGCCAAGTTAAGGCCCTCAGGGATGCATCACTAATAGTGGCAACCCCAGGTAGATTGCTTGATCTTACCGGTAAGTCGATTGTGGATTTAAGCAATGTTAAGTACCTCATTATTGATGAAGTGGATAGGATGCTTGACATGGGTTTCATAAAGGATGTATACACTATATCAAGCCTAACTGGTAATAGGAAGCAAACCCACGCGGCCACGGCAACATTACCCAGTGAGGTTCATGATGTTGTTAAGAGGGTTTTAAGGAATCCATTATTCATAAGGGTGAGTAATCATGAGTATGAATTACCTATGGTTGATCAATTGGTTTACCTCGTGGATGGCTCATGGAGGAGTAAGTATGGGTTAACTGGGAAGGTGCTTGAAGGCAAGTCAATAATATTCGTTAACACTAGGGAAAGAGCCTACAGGCTGTATAGGCAGTTGCGTAATGATGGTTTAAGGGTGCTTCTACTGCATGGTGGCATGAGGCAGGAGACTAGGGAGAGTACTCTCCGTAGGTTTAGGGAATTAGACTCCGGTTCATTAATCTCAACTGACTTAGCGTCAAGGGGCCTCGATATAATTGATGTAAACCTAATACTTAACTTTGATGCACCTAGGGATCCTGAAACATACATACACAGGATTGGGAGAACTGCAAGGCTTAATAGGAGAGGTAAGGCAATAACCCTAGCCACTAGGGATGAGTTAAGGATATTGAATGAGGTAACTAAGTTAACGGGCTCAGGCTACGTTTTAGCTAATTAA
- the thrC gene encoding threonine synthase: MLINKLSKSLRAGGGCGGNRIGLGKYVFKCPKCGYETQPEAGKFTCPRCGSLMEAILAELPKDIKLRYRRRLGVWSYSQLLPEPKNRVTLNEGGTPLIRISKGLFGKFEGLNPTGSFKDRGMAIGVSLAKAIGVSNIVVASTGNTAASASAYGARAGLRAIVLLPSGKVARGKLAQSIIHGASIMSIDGYFDDALTEAMNMFKAGKAYSLNSINAWRLEGQKSIAYEIYEDIKVPDNVIVPVGNAGNIYAIWKGFWELMQIGLIDKVPRMIGVQAEGASPLYETWRRGSSELIEVKEPKTVASAIRIGKPVNWLKALKAVNNSGGLLVTVNDNEIMIARGRLARRGIFVEPASASTYAAYIKLIRNSVISNDERTVLVLTGHGLKDPDSVK; encoded by the coding sequence ATGCTTATAAATAAGTTAAGTAAATCCCTTAGAGCAGGTGGGGGTTGTGGAGGAAACAGAATAGGGTTAGGTAAGTATGTTTTCAAATGCCCTAAGTGTGGGTATGAGACCCAACCTGAGGCAGGTAAATTCACATGCCCAAGATGCGGCTCATTAATGGAGGCTATTCTAGCCGAGTTGCCTAAGGATATTAAACTCAGGTACAGGAGAAGACTGGGTGTCTGGTCGTATTCACAGTTACTGCCTGAACCTAAGAATAGGGTTACGCTTAATGAAGGTGGGACACCATTAATAAGGATTAGTAAGGGATTATTCGGTAAGTTTGAGGGTCTTAACCCAACTGGCTCATTCAAGGATAGGGGTATGGCTATTGGGGTTAGTTTAGCTAAGGCAATAGGGGTTAGTAATATTGTGGTTGCATCCACCGGTAATACTGCAGCCTCAGCGTCAGCCTATGGTGCTAGGGCTGGGTTAAGGGCCATAGTTCTCCTACCCAGTGGTAAGGTGGCTAGAGGTAAGTTAGCTCAGTCAATTATCCACGGTGCAAGCATAATGAGTATTGATGGTTACTTTGATGATGCGTTAACTGAGGCAATGAACATGTTTAAGGCTGGTAAGGCATACTCCTTAAACTCAATAAACGCCTGGAGACTTGAGGGGCAGAAGAGCATTGCCTACGAGATATATGAGGACATTAAAGTACCGGATAACGTAATAGTACCCGTTGGTAATGCAGGCAACATATACGCCATATGGAAGGGGTTCTGGGAATTAATGCAGATTGGGTTAATAGATAAGGTACCTAGGATGATTGGTGTTCAAGCTGAGGGTGCATCACCACTTTATGAAACCTGGAGGAGGGGATCCAGTGAGTTAATTGAGGTTAAGGAACCTAAGACTGTGGCATCTGCAATAAGGATTGGTAAACCAGTGAATTGGCTTAAGGCCCTTAAGGCGGTTAATAATTCAGGTGGATTACTAGTGACGGTTAATGATAATGAGATAATGATTGCTAGAGGTAGGTTAGCTAGGAGAGGTATCTTTGTTGAACCAGCCAGTGCATCAACGTATGCTGCATACATTAAATTAATTAGGAACAGTGTAATAAGTAATGATGAACGCACCGTACTTGTATTAACTGGGCATGGTTTAAAGGACCCTGATTCAGTTAAATGA
- a CDS encoding SCP2 sterol-binding domain-containing protein: MSTSNDPYALIEAKVKEAEKLLSNVKGVKVFQFKGNDYEPFYVMVNNGSLTINKGIHSNPTLTIQVSGDVLAKLLNGQMDPVQAYLSGLIRLSGDLMEAMTLVSLITH, translated from the coding sequence ATGAGTACGAGTAACGACCCATACGCATTAATTGAGGCTAAGGTTAAGGAGGCTGAGAAATTACTAAGTAATGTTAAGGGCGTTAAGGTGTTTCAATTTAAGGGTAATGATTATGAACCCTTCTACGTAATGGTTAATAATGGATCATTAACAATTAATAAGGGTATTCACAGTAACCCAACCTTAACCATTCAGGTTTCAGGGGATGTTCTTGCTAAGTTACTTAATGGGCAAATGGACCCGGTTCAAGCATACTTAAGTGGCTTAATTAGGTTAAGCGGTGATTTAATGGAGGCTATGACCCTGGTGTCTCTCATTACTCATTAG
- a CDS encoding isoaspartyl peptidase/L-asparaginase, whose protein sequence is MEPIIVIHGGAGGYRFSNDEERLKYVKELEDATINGLKALQNGGAVDAVEAAVSNMEDSGLFDAGKGSVLTISGNVEVDAGIMDGRSMRIGAVAAVKNVANPIKLARMIMEKTSHVIIAGDGAAELAKLWKLYTPTHKLYSDAKSRRYEDMLRDYKSGKGYFSGNLKLISELGIGDTVGAVALDKDGNLAAGTSTGGVWLKLDGRVGDSPIPGAGYWAQNGVAAFSASGLGEVIVRSMVCIRAAYLVENGLSIGEALRRVVDDVTKRYGNGLVGVIGIDAKGNVASSFNTSAMARAWGRGSRVMRIAFYPDDAWP, encoded by the coding sequence GTGGAACCAATAATAGTGATTCACGGTGGTGCAGGCGGGTATAGATTCAGTAATGATGAGGAGAGACTTAAGTATGTAAAGGAACTCGAGGATGCGACAATTAATGGGCTTAAGGCATTGCAGAATGGAGGTGCAGTAGATGCTGTTGAGGCCGCAGTATCTAATATGGAGGATTCAGGACTCTTTGATGCTGGTAAGGGTTCGGTTCTAACCATAAGTGGTAATGTGGAGGTGGACGCTGGCATAATGGATGGTAGATCAATGAGAATAGGGGCAGTGGCTGCTGTTAAGAATGTAGCTAATCCAATTAAATTAGCTAGAATGATCATGGAGAAGACTAGTCACGTCATTATTGCTGGAGATGGGGCAGCGGAATTAGCCAAGTTATGGAAACTATATACACCAACCCATAAACTCTACAGTGATGCTAAGTCAAGGAGGTATGAGGACATGCTTAGGGATTACAAGAGCGGTAAGGGTTACTTCAGCGGTAATCTTAAGTTAATTAGTGAATTAGGAATAGGGGATACTGTGGGGGCGGTGGCGTTGGATAAGGACGGTAACTTAGCCGCTGGTACATCCACGGGTGGTGTGTGGTTGAAGCTTGATGGTAGGGTTGGTGATTCACCAATACCTGGGGCAGGGTATTGGGCTCAAAACGGTGTTGCAGCCTTCTCAGCATCAGGGCTGGGGGAGGTGATAGTGAGGAGTATGGTTTGCATTAGGGCTGCTTACCTAGTTGAGAATGGGTTAAGCATAGGGGAGGCGTTAAGGAGGGTTGTGGATGATGTTACTAAGAGATATGGTAATGGGTTAGTTGGTGTAATAGGAATTGATGCTAAGGGTAACGTTGCTTCCTCATTCAATACAAGCGCCATGGCTAGAGCCTGGGGGAGAGGGAGTAGGGTTATGAGGATTGCCTTTTACCCCGATGATGCGTGGCCGTGA
- a CDS encoding 5-deoxy-glucuronate isomerase codes for MIFRYRDYHKVDNGWVKVFEDGYFKLSSIMVNKATSTVINVTNGEGLLFALKGSVKVNGVSMSSFDVAYIPRGSSVKVELNPGTLAYLAESWADNTREFYVKRRESVKPVVSGVPPYERSVYTMIGEGDPADSFLMGYTEGSIGNWTSYPPHRHDGKPEAYIFYNIDPGFAVQFILSEDEELAYVVHDFDVVLIRKGYHPNVASTINRISYAWVIAAPRGQRTLAVNVHPLYSGLPMGQTHLRLSK; via the coding sequence ATGATTTTCAGGTATAGGGACTATCATAAGGTGGATAATGGGTGGGTTAAGGTCTTTGAAGACGGTTACTTTAAGCTGAGTTCAATAATGGTCAATAAGGCTACATCAACAGTAATTAATGTTACTAATGGTGAAGGATTATTATTCGCATTGAAGGGATCTGTAAAAGTTAATGGAGTATCCATGAGTAGCTTCGATGTTGCATATATTCCCAGGGGATCAAGTGTAAAGGTTGAGTTAAACCCAGGTACATTAGCCTACTTGGCTGAGTCATGGGCTGACAACACCAGGGAGTTCTACGTGAAGAGGAGGGAGTCGGTGAAACCTGTGGTATCCGGTGTCCCACCCTATGAGAGGAGTGTATACACTATGATAGGTGAAGGTGATCCAGCTGACTCCTTCCTAATGGGTTACACCGAGGGATCCATAGGCAACTGGACCTCTTACCCACCTCATAGGCATGATGGGAAACCGGAGGCTTACATATTCTACAATATAGATCCAGGTTTTGCCGTTCAATTTATTTTAAGTGAGGATGAGGAATTAGCCTACGTGGTGCATGATTTTGACGTGGTTTTAATAAGAAAGGGCTACCACCCTAATGTAGCATCCACCATTAATAGGATAAGCTATGCGTGGGTAATAGCGGCTCCAAGGGGGCAGAGGACACTTGCAGTTAACGTGCATCCACTCTACAGTGGATTACCAATGGGTCAAACCCACTTGAGGCTAAGTAAGTGA
- a CDS encoding APC family permease, with protein sequence MTVATSRELKRSSVGFLGSLYNSLAGQAPAYSIAGGAALIMGSAKAAAPLAMLITLLGVLAIVYSIFITARRYPHAASFYAYVTNTINPKAGFFNGIIYTIFYSIVGVGSVAIAFAYLGVEGIYAVTGYQVNPLILLPIPVVLALIPAVLGIRPSIRTEVSLTSIEIGVLLIFVALTIITNAGKLSVLPFTISGAYALTPLGALSALSGGLVYAITYFMGFEVSTQLSEEVKDPRRNVPVSTLWATVFMGILYVLVTYAILVNIGYSQYAVNNFVNEASGMGVNPVYTLIAHYLGEPGLVLFAVSVMISVFGCYLATLNATARMLYGMARDGLLPAWLSDTHPRYGSPHKALYFSTIISVLTIVMAYLASWLSGYIKPIELTYNAMQYAYAIDSLYYVVSLILVAVGALMVARLSGKVIITIGAALLAITLYYSVVNLPLLYILAASIVLIIIIEYTILRDKLSKIKYSICLNCT encoded by the coding sequence ATGACTGTGGCCACTAGCCGTGAGTTAAAGAGGAGTTCAGTGGGTTTCCTGGGTTCACTCTATAATTCACTTGCAGGTCAGGCACCGGCATACAGTATAGCTGGTGGTGCTGCATTAATAATGGGTAGCGCCAAGGCTGCTGCACCATTAGCAATGTTAATAACACTACTTGGTGTTCTAGCCATAGTCTACTCAATATTCATTACCGCACGTAGATACCCGCATGCAGCAAGCTTCTACGCCTACGTAACCAATACCATTAACCCCAAGGCCGGCTTCTTCAATGGAATCATATACACCATATTCTACAGCATAGTGGGTGTTGGATCAGTGGCCATAGCATTCGCATACCTGGGTGTGGAGGGTATTTACGCGGTGACTGGATACCAGGTTAATCCACTCATCCTATTACCAATACCAGTCGTATTAGCTCTAATACCAGCTGTGTTGGGTATAAGGCCAAGCATTAGGACTGAGGTTAGTTTAACAAGTATTGAAATAGGTGTATTACTCATATTCGTTGCATTAACCATCATTACTAATGCGGGGAAGCTTTCAGTACTGCCATTCACCATAAGTGGGGCATATGCGTTAACCCCCCTAGGTGCTTTATCAGCATTGTCAGGGGGTTTAGTTTACGCTATAACATACTTCATGGGTTTCGAGGTTAGTACACAGTTGTCTGAGGAGGTTAAGGACCCTAGGAGGAACGTGCCTGTGAGCACACTATGGGCTACTGTATTCATGGGTATATTGTATGTTCTCGTCACCTACGCCATACTGGTTAATATCGGTTACTCGCAGTACGCGGTAAATAACTTTGTGAATGAGGCATCAGGCATGGGTGTTAACCCAGTATACACCCTTATTGCCCATTACCTAGGTGAACCAGGCTTAGTACTATTCGCGGTAAGCGTAATGATTAGTGTGTTCGGTTGCTACTTAGCAACATTAAATGCCACAGCCAGGATGCTCTACGGCATGGCTAGGGATGGTTTACTACCGGCATGGCTCTCCGACACTCACCCAAGGTATGGGAGCCCACATAAGGCTCTTTACTTCAGTACAATCATATCAGTATTAACCATTGTAATGGCTTACTTAGCATCATGGTTAAGCGGCTACATTAAGCCCATTGAATTAACGTATAATGCAATGCAGTACGCCTACGCCATTGATTCACTATACTACGTGGTAAGCCTAATACTGGTGGCTGTGGGGGCGCTTATGGTAGCTAGATTAAGTGGTAAGGTCATTATAACTATTGGCGCTGCCCTATTGGCCATAACCCTATACTACTCTGTGGTGAATCTGCCATTACTCTACATTCTAGCCGCATCAATAGTCCTAATAATCATAATTGAATACACGATACTGAGGGATAAGTTAAGTAAAATCAAGTACTCAATTTGCTTAAACTGCACTTAA
- a CDS encoding aldehyde dehydrogenase family protein, with product MSERGVFIGKLIIPRDREFYEIRNPADTRQVVAKFPRLRRDDAREAIGVAKEAFAKWGKTLPVERARILYKVADIIESRADEMARTLTLEEGKTLPDSMFEVVRTVNLLRFYAGLITRGQGKVISSQDRNTIIMTTREPLGVISVITPWNFPLSLPAWKIIPAIATGNTVVWKPASITPTIAYELVKAFYDAGLPEGVLNLVTGSASEVGDELVTNKDVDAITFTGSLQTGKEINEKVGRMNRFIRVQLELGGKNATVLSKNGDINLAVELTARSAFGLTGQACTATSRFLVPEDMHDEVLSKLIERTKKIVVGNGLKSGVDMGPLASKEQYDKILSYIEIGRNEGAKLVYGGQPIKGSEEFDHGYFVMPTIFDGVTPDMRIAKEEIFGPVLAVMTYRTLDEAIDIVNSTEYGLIAGIVTRDISEAAKFTEGVKVGVVKVNKPTIGLEPWVPYGGVKGSGNDMYKEMGEEAVEFFTRIKAIYVGY from the coding sequence ATGAGTGAAAGAGGCGTATTCATTGGTAAGCTCATTATTCCACGGGATAGGGAGTTCTATGAAATCAGGAATCCCGCTGATACTAGGCAGGTTGTAGCTAAGTTCCCTAGGTTGAGGAGGGATGATGCAAGGGAGGCTATAGGTGTGGCTAAGGAGGCCTTTGCTAAGTGGGGTAAGACATTGCCTGTGGAGAGGGCTAGGATACTGTATAAGGTTGCTGATATTATTGAATCAAGGGCTGATGAAATGGCTAGGACTCTAACCCTTGAGGAGGGTAAGACTCTTCCGGACAGTATGTTTGAGGTTGTTAGGACTGTTAATTTACTAAGGTTCTACGCGGGCTTAATAACAAGGGGTCAGGGTAAGGTTATTTCATCACAGGATAGGAACACTATAATAATGACCACTAGGGAGCCTCTTGGCGTAATATCAGTCATAACGCCGTGGAACTTCCCATTATCATTACCAGCTTGGAAAATAATACCAGCAATAGCCACAGGTAACACTGTGGTTTGGAAGCCTGCAAGCATAACGCCTACTATAGCCTATGAGCTTGTTAAGGCATTCTACGATGCAGGCCTACCTGAGGGTGTACTCAACCTGGTCACTGGGTCAGCCAGTGAAGTTGGTGATGAGTTAGTGACTAATAAGGATGTTGATGCAATAACCTTCACAGGTAGTTTACAGACTGGTAAGGAGATTAATGAGAAGGTTGGTAGAATGAATAGGTTCATTAGGGTTCAACTTGAGTTAGGTGGTAAGAATGCCACGGTATTATCTAAGAATGGTGATATTAATTTAGCTGTGGAGTTAACTGCTAGGTCAGCCTTTGGTTTAACTGGCCAAGCCTGCACAGCAACATCAAGGTTCCTGGTACCCGAGGACATGCATGATGAGGTTTTAAGTAAGCTAATTGAGAGGACTAAGAAGATTGTTGTGGGTAATGGGTTGAAGAGCGGCGTGGATATGGGTCCATTAGCCAGTAAGGAGCAGTATGATAAGATACTGAGCTACATTGAGATAGGTAGGAATGAGGGGGCTAAGTTAGTTTACGGTGGTCAACCAATAAAGGGGAGTGAGGAGTTTGATCACGGCTACTTCGTAATGCCAACAATATTTGACGGCGTAACACCAGACATGAGGATAGCCAAGGAGGAGATATTCGGCCCAGTATTAGCGGTAATGACCTATAGGACTCTTGATGAGGCAATCGACATAGTTAACTCCACTGAGTACGGCTTAATAGCAGGCATAGTTACTAGGGATATTAGTGAAGCAGCTAAGTTCACTGAGGGTGTTAAGGTTGGTGTTGTTAAGGTTAATAAGCCGACAATAGGTCTTGAACCATGGGTACCCTACGGTGGTGTTAAGGGTTCAGGGAACGACATGTATAAGGAGATGGGTGAAGAAGCCGTTGAATTCTTCACCAGGATTAAGGCAATCTACGTCGGCTACTAG
- a CDS encoding MFS transporter has product MAYRRWFIVGVSSASFFLSYFSRLAWSIVSVYSSLRPTVIEDSIIFSLFFIGYVIVQLPSGLISDEVNPRYVVMTALMGLAASSIVSGLGNSVFVEYVASFFMGLSAGWVYPGTVKLITMNFKGRELPIAMGYYSLAWPLSIVLAGAVLPFICVNLGWRWAYYIISVISITVSLLYLINGGNDNDQPSKASGVFTDLTVLKNPNTLVISLSGFLFFLSYWVITLYAYKYFLTLGFNDYLAGLAYSLLALLGIPSTVIAGYIISRLNVKNTLVIFEAIYGVLTILLGLLTGVGLITVAAAMGFVRFIITPANSTAVSLIGRERAGSVTGLANLFWQLSGAVAPGIAAYLLLSLNYRYLWLFSGLAILMSALMYQLLLSIK; this is encoded by the coding sequence GTGGCCTACAGGAGGTGGTTTATCGTGGGGGTTTCGTCTGCATCATTTTTCCTAAGTTACTTCTCAAGGCTTGCCTGGAGTATTGTATCGGTTTACTCTTCATTAAGACCAACGGTTATTGAGGATAGTATAATCTTCTCACTATTCTTCATAGGTTATGTGATTGTTCAATTACCTTCAGGATTGATATCAGATGAGGTGAATCCCAGGTACGTAGTCATGACTGCTTTAATGGGGCTCGCGGCCTCATCAATAGTATCTGGGTTGGGTAATAGTGTGTTTGTGGAGTACGTGGCCAGCTTCTTCATGGGTCTATCAGCGGGTTGGGTATACCCGGGTACTGTTAAGTTAATAACCATGAACTTCAAGGGTAGGGAATTACCCATAGCCATGGGTTACTACAGCCTCGCCTGGCCATTATCCATAGTTCTGGCTGGTGCCGTACTACCCTTCATTTGCGTAAACCTTGGTTGGCGGTGGGCATACTATATAATTAGCGTTATATCGATCACGGTATCTTTACTATACTTAATTAACGGTGGTAATGATAACGATCAACCATCCAAGGCTAGTGGGGTATTCACTGATTTAACGGTTCTCAAGAATCCCAATACCCTTGTCATCAGTTTATCCGGCTTCCTATTCTTCCTATCATACTGGGTAATAACACTATACGCATACAAGTACTTCCTAACCCTGGGCTTCAACGACTACTTAGCAGGCCTCGCATACTCACTACTCGCACTCCTAGGGATACCATCCACTGTTATTGCCGGTTACATAATCAGTAGATTAAACGTTAAGAATACTCTAGTAATATTCGAGGCAATCTACGGTGTATTAACAATACTCCTCGGGTTACTCACGGGTGTGGGATTAATTACTGTGGCTGCGGCTATGGGTTTCGTCAGGTTCATAATAACACCAGCCAACTCCACGGCAGTCTCACTGATAGGTAGGGAAAGAGCAGGCAGTGTCACTGGACTAGCAAACCTATTCTGGCAACTCTCCGGTGCCGTGGCTCCAGGCATTGCGGCATACCTACTATTGTCACTTAATTACCGTTACCTATGGCTCTTCTCAGGCTTAGCTATACTGATGTCTGCATTAATGTACCAACTCCTATTAAGCATCAAATGA
- a CDS encoding 4-phosphopantoate--beta-alanine ligase has translation MIPINHPRRESLLIRERLVDGVREGYVALQGLIAHGRGECFDYLIGETTINEALNAERAAVAALLLARNPVISVNGNTAALVPRDIVELAELVGAKVEVNLFYRTREREELIARILRENGAREVLGVGDDASCVIPELFSERRRVSCRGIYVADTILVPLEDGDRTEALRKMGKTVIAIDLNPLSRTARAASITIVDNVVRAVPNMVRIARELKAKPREELEGIVRDFNNDENLRKVLMYISRRLAELAQNHIVLEFPKDANYL, from the coding sequence GTGATACCCATTAATCACCCAAGGAGGGAGTCGTTATTAATTAGGGAGAGACTTGTGGATGGGGTTAGGGAGGGTTATGTAGCTTTACAGGGTCTTATTGCCCATGGACGTGGTGAATGTTTTGATTACTTAATTGGTGAAACCACGATTAATGAAGCCTTAAATGCAGAGAGGGCCGCCGTAGCCGCACTGCTCCTTGCTAGGAACCCTGTTATATCCGTTAATGGAAACACAGCGGCTCTGGTGCCAAGGGATATTGTGGAGCTTGCTGAGTTAGTTGGTGCTAAGGTTGAGGTTAACCTGTTTTACAGGACCAGGGAGAGGGAGGAGTTGATAGCCAGGATCCTACGGGAGAATGGGGCTAGGGAGGTCCTTGGCGTAGGTGATGATGCGTCCTGCGTAATCCCCGAGCTCTTTAGTGAGAGGCGTAGAGTCTCGTGTAGGGGCATCTACGTGGCTGACACTATCCTAGTACCTCTTGAGGATGGTGATAGAACCGAGGCCCTTAGAAAGATGGGTAAGACCGTAATTGCAATAGACCTGAATCCACTCTCGAGGACTGCCAGGGCCGCCAGCATAACGATTGTGGATAATGTGGTGAGGGCCGTACCGAACATGGTGAGGATTGCGAGGGAGCTTAAGGCAAAGCCTAGGGAGGAGCTTGAGGGGATTGTCAGGGATTTTAACAATGATGAGAACCTGAGGAAGGTTTTGATGTACATATCCAGGAGACTCGCGGAATTAGCCCAGAATCACATTGTGTTGGAGTTTCCAAAGGATGCTAATTATCTGTGA
- the panB gene encoding 3-methyl-2-oxobutanoate hydroxymethyltransferase — protein MERRKVTIRYFLESKGKRRIAMITAYDYPTARLVDEAGVDGILVGDSLGMVVLGYESTIPVTLTDMLIHVAAVARAKPKALLVADMPFMTYETGPRDALKNASKLIRAGAEAVKPEGGLEIVRIVERLTKAGIPVMGHIGLNPQRVLTLGGFRMMGRTEEQRRKILEDAKALEEAGAFALVIEFVPAGLAREVTESVKIPTICIGAGPYCDGQILVLHDVIGLSEKPPSFAKRYADVASIIRNAVSNYVNEVKESKFPSPEYYKE, from the coding sequence ATGGAGAGGAGGAAAGTAACGATTAGGTACTTCCTAGAGAGTAAAGGTAAAAGGAGAATTGCCATGATAACGGCCTATGATTACCCAACCGCAAGGCTCGTTGATGAGGCAGGGGTTGATGGTATACTCGTCGGTGACTCCCTGGGCATGGTTGTATTGGGGTATGAAAGCACTATACCTGTAACCCTCACCGACATGTTAATACACGTGGCTGCGGTGGCCAGGGCAAAGCCTAAGGCGTTACTAGTGGCCGACATGCCATTCATGACCTACGAAACAGGCCCTAGGGATGCCCTGAAAAACGCCTCTAAGTTGATCAGGGCCGGCGCCGAGGCCGTTAAGCCCGAGGGCGGCCTTGAGATAGTGAGGATAGTCGAGAGGCTCACCAAGGCCGGCATTCCGGTTATGGGGCACATTGGCCTAAACCCGCAGAGGGTGCTTACGCTGGGTGGTTTTAGGATGATGGGCAGGACTGAGGAGCAGAGGAGGAAGATCCTCGAGGATGCCAAGGCCCTAGAGGAGGCTGGTGCCTTCGCGTTGGTCATTGAGTTCGTGCCCGCAGGTTTGGCTAGGGAGGTTACGGAGTCCGTGAAAATACCCACGATATGCATCGGAGCCGGGCCTTATTGTGACGGACAGATACTGGTGCTCCACGATGTGATAGGACTAAGCGAGAAGCCGCCTAGCTTTGCTAAGAGGTATGCGGACGTCGCATCTATAATAAGGAATGCAGTGAGTAATTACGTTAATGAGGTTAAGGAGAGTAAATTCCCCAGTCCTGAGTATTATAAGGAATAG
- a CDS encoding aspartyl protease family protein, giving the protein MGHVWVKVRIGDPEMRKIIEVDALVDTGATLTVIPQDLARELGLTVTGKSTVMSAGGLLELERTRVWVELEGRGEVIPALISGIIDKVLIGVTTLEVLGLQVDPVTGKLREWTILLY; this is encoded by the coding sequence ATGGGTCATGTATGGGTTAAGGTCAGGATTGGCGATCCTGAAATGAGGAAGATTATTGAGGTGGATGCACTCGTGGATACTGGGGCAACATTAACCGTAATACCACAGGACCTAGCTAGGGAGTTGGGGCTTACTGTTACGGGTAAGTCCACGGTGATGAGCGCGGGCGGTTTATTGGAGCTTGAGCGTACGAGGGTTTGGGTGGAGCTTGAGGGTAGGGGTGAGGTGATTCCTGCATTGATCTCGGGCATAATAGACAAGGTCCTAATCGGAGTAACAACTCTGGAGGTCCTGGGGCTCCAGGTGGATCCGGTCACAGGTAAGTTGAGGGAGTGGACTATATTATTGTATTAA